The Streptomyces sp. Je 1-332 genome has a window encoding:
- a CDS encoding carbon starvation CstA family protein, whose amino-acid sequence MAASRANPRSIVIWSLVALVGAAGWTVLALSRDEEVSAAWMVAAALGSYAIAYRFYSKFIVNRVLKVDKKRATPAERLDNGIDFHPTDRRVLLGHHFAAIAGAGPLVGPVLAAQMGYLPGTIWIIVGVIFAGAVQDMVVLFFSTRRDGKSLGQMAREEIGPFGGAAALLAAFAIMIVLLGVLALVVVNALADSPWGTFSIAMTIPIALFMGFYLRILRPGRVSEVSLIGITLLLLALVAGRWVAESSLAEAFTLAPSTLVIWLVAYGFIASILPVWMLLAPRDYLSTFMKIGTILLLALGVVITLPTLKMDPVTDFASRGDGPVFAGSLFPFVFITIACGALSGFHALISSGTTPKMVQKETQIRMIGYGSMLMESSVAVMALIAASIIDPGLYFAMNAPAGVIGDNVQAASQAVASFGYSISPEDLAQAAKNVEESSLLSRTGGAPTLAVGVSEIFSKVTGGSMKAFWYHFAIMFEALFILTALDAGTRVGRFMLQDMLGNVYKPFKNVSWKPGLIITSAVVTGLWGYFLWVGVHEPLGGINQLFPIFGISNQLLAAVALAVCTTLLVKSGRLKWAWITGVPLAWDATVTLTASWQKVFSSDPRVGFFQQRSNYQDAIDEGKILPPAKTMDDMHTVVTNSTVDGVLSAALALLIVIVIADAARICVKHVRNPQASKLSEAEYVESKLTAPAGLIATPEEKAEVAAAKAAEEARVSS is encoded by the coding sequence ATGGCAGCTTCACGAGCAAACCCCCGATCCATCGTCATCTGGTCCCTCGTCGCGCTGGTGGGCGCCGCGGGCTGGACCGTGCTCGCGCTCTCGCGGGACGAGGAGGTGTCCGCCGCCTGGATGGTGGCCGCGGCCCTCGGCTCGTACGCGATCGCCTATCGCTTCTACTCCAAGTTCATCGTCAACCGCGTCCTGAAGGTCGACAAGAAGCGGGCCACCCCGGCGGAGCGCCTCGACAACGGCATCGACTTCCACCCCACCGACCGCCGCGTCCTGCTCGGCCACCACTTCGCGGCGATCGCGGGCGCGGGCCCGCTGGTGGGGCCCGTACTGGCCGCGCAGATGGGGTACTTGCCCGGCACGATCTGGATCATCGTCGGCGTGATCTTCGCGGGTGCCGTGCAGGACATGGTCGTCCTCTTCTTCTCCACCCGGCGCGACGGCAAGTCGCTCGGGCAGATGGCGCGCGAGGAGATCGGACCCTTCGGCGGGGCCGCCGCGCTGCTCGCCGCGTTCGCCATCATGATCGTCCTGCTGGGCGTGCTCGCGCTCGTCGTCGTCAACGCGCTCGCGGACTCGCCGTGGGGCACCTTCTCCATCGCGATGACCATTCCGATCGCGCTGTTCATGGGCTTCTATCTGCGCATCCTGCGGCCAGGGCGGGTCAGCGAGGTCTCCCTCATCGGGATCACGCTGCTGCTTCTCGCGCTGGTCGCCGGGCGCTGGGTCGCCGAGTCGTCCCTCGCGGAGGCGTTCACGCTCGCGCCGTCCACCCTGGTCATCTGGCTGGTGGCGTACGGGTTCATCGCCTCGATCCTGCCGGTGTGGATGCTGCTCGCGCCGCGCGACTACCTCTCCACCTTCATGAAGATCGGCACGATCCTGCTGCTCGCGCTCGGCGTCGTCATCACCCTGCCGACGCTGAAGATGGACCCGGTGACCGACTTCGCGTCGCGCGGCGACGGGCCCGTCTTCGCGGGCTCGCTCTTCCCGTTCGTCTTCATCACCATCGCCTGCGGTGCCCTGTCCGGCTTCCACGCGCTGATCTCGTCGGGCACGACTCCGAAGATGGTCCAGAAGGAGACGCAGATCCGGATGATCGGCTACGGCTCCATGCTGATGGAGTCGTCCGTCGCGGTCATGGCGCTCATCGCGGCCAGCATCATCGACCCGGGCCTCTACTTCGCGATGAACGCGCCCGCCGGAGTCATCGGGGACAACGTCCAGGCGGCGAGCCAGGCAGTCGCGAGCTTCGGGTACTCCATCTCCCCCGAGGATCTCGCGCAGGCCGCCAAGAACGTCGAGGAGTCCTCGCTGCTCTCGCGCACCGGCGGGGCGCCCACGCTCGCGGTCGGTGTCTCCGAGATCTTCTCGAAGGTCACCGGTGGCTCCATGAAGGCGTTCTGGTACCACTTCGCGATCATGTTTGAGGCGCTGTTCATCCTCACCGCGCTCGACGCGGGCACGCGCGTGGGCCGCTTCATGCTGCAGGACATGCTCGGGAACGTCTACAAGCCCTTCAAGAACGTCAGTTGGAAGCCCGGCCTCATCATCACCAGCGCGGTCGTCACCGGCCTGTGGGGCTACTTCCTGTGGGTGGGCGTGCACGAGCCGCTCGGCGGGATCAACCAGCTCTTCCCGATCTTCGGCATCTCCAACCAGCTCCTGGCCGCGGTCGCGCTCGCCGTCTGCACGACGCTCCTGGTGAAGTCCGGTCGCCTCAAGTGGGCCTGGATCACCGGGGTCCCGCTCGCCTGGGACGCGACGGTGACGCTCACCGCGAGCTGGCAGAAGGTGTTCTCCAGCGACCCGCGTGTGGGCTTCTTCCAGCAGCGCTCGAACTACCAGGACGCGATCGACGAGGGAAAGATCCTGCCGCCCGCCAAGACCATGGACGACATGCACACCGTCGTCACCAACTCCACGGTGGACGGCGTCCTTTCCGCCGCGCTCGCCCTGCTCATCGTCATCGTGATCGCGGACGCGGCCCGCATCTGCGTGAAGCACGTCCGCAACCCACAGGCGTCGAAGCTGAGCGAGGCGGAGTACGTGGAGTCGAAGCTGACCGCGCCTGCCGGGCTCATCGCGACCCCGGAGGAGAAGGCGGAAGTGGCGGCGGCGAAGGCGGCCGAAGAGGCGAGGGTGTCGTCGTGA
- a CDS encoding sugar ABC transporter permease, which produces MTVQTERPPSGPTDVVKTDGRPADPGKPRERARSLAPYLLLLPAIAATLVFLGWPLVNNGILSFQNLNMRQFILHLTEWNGIDNFKEVLSGEDFWRVTGRSIAFTAVNVVLIMLLGTLVGLLLARLGKRMRTLLLVGLVLAWAMPIIASTTVYQWLFATRFGVVNWVLDKAGWHSMADYDWMGSQYSTFFVVIVLIVWQSIPFVAINLYAATTTIPKELYEAASLDGAGAWKRFTNVTLPYMKPFLYATTFLEIIWVFKAFAQVMALNEGGPDRLTEILPVYAYIEGMGNQHFGMGAAIALLTIVILLALTSFYLRIVLKQGEDEL; this is translated from the coding sequence ATGACCGTGCAGACCGAACGGCCGCCCTCCGGCCCGACGGACGTCGTGAAAACGGACGGACGGCCGGCTGATCCCGGCAAGCCCCGCGAGCGGGCCCGGTCGCTCGCCCCCTATCTGCTCCTGCTTCCCGCGATCGCGGCCACCCTGGTGTTCCTCGGCTGGCCGCTGGTCAACAACGGGATCCTGTCGTTCCAGAACCTCAACATGAGGCAGTTCATCCTGCACCTCACGGAGTGGAACGGGATCGACAACTTCAAGGAGGTCCTCAGCGGCGAGGACTTCTGGCGGGTCACCGGGCGCTCGATCGCGTTCACCGCGGTCAACGTCGTACTGATCATGCTGCTCGGCACGCTGGTGGGCCTGCTGCTCGCGCGGCTCGGCAAGCGGATGCGGACGCTGCTCCTGGTCGGACTCGTGCTCGCCTGGGCCATGCCGATCATCGCGTCGACCACCGTCTACCAGTGGCTGTTCGCGACCCGCTTCGGCGTCGTCAACTGGGTCCTGGACAAGGCCGGCTGGCACTCGATGGCCGACTACGACTGGATGGGCAGCCAGTACTCCACGTTCTTCGTGGTCATCGTCCTGATCGTCTGGCAGTCGATCCCGTTCGTGGCGATCAACCTGTACGCCGCGACGACGACGATCCCCAAGGAGCTCTACGAAGCCGCGTCGCTGGACGGCGCAGGAGCGTGGAAGCGGTTCACGAACGTCACGCTGCCGTACATGAAGCCCTTCCTCTACGCGACGACGTTCCTGGAGATCATCTGGGTCTTCAAGGCGTTCGCGCAGGTCATGGCGCTCAACGAGGGCGGCCCCGACCGGCTCACCGAGATCCTGCCCGTCTACGCCTACATCGAGGGCATGGGCAACCAGCACTTCGGCATGGGTGCGGCGATCGCGCTGCTCACGATCGTCATCCTGCTGGCCCTGACCTCCTTCTATCTGCGGATCGTGCTCAAGCAAGGGGAGGACGAGCTGTGA
- a CDS encoding glycoside hydrolase family 3 protein translates to MTTLTSPTDTLTRDALTVLQPGFVGTSAPDWLLRRIGEGLASVGLFGRNIASPEQLAALTAQLRAERDDVLVAIDEEGGDVTRLEVRSGSSFPGNHALGAVDDTALTRDVAAELGRRLAACGVNLNWAPSADVNSNPDNPVIGVRSFGADPLLVARHTAAYVEGLQSAGVAACTKHFPGHGDTAVDSHHDVPRIGVDPEVLRARDLAPFRAAIAAGTRAVMSAHILVPSLDAEYPATLSHRILTGILREELGYDGLIVTDGMEMQAISATYGIERGSVLAIAAGADAICVGGGLADDDTVLRLRDALVGAVRAGELSEERLADAATRVRALAHWTSVSGAADRSGGAPGTEVGLVAARRALTVTRGETYAAPLTEAPFVAAFTPMANIAVGDETPWGVAAELERLLPGTETGSFTGADAGALALSEAGERRIVAVVRDAHRHTWMAESLTTLLTARPDTIVVEMGVPQSAPTGSLHIATHGAARVCGLAAAEVITGA, encoded by the coding sequence ATGACGACACTTACCAGCCCCACCGACACTCTGACCCGCGACGCCCTGACCGTCCTGCAGCCCGGCTTCGTCGGGACCAGCGCGCCGGACTGGCTGCTCCGCAGGATCGGTGAGGGCCTCGCATCGGTCGGCCTGTTCGGCCGCAACATCGCCTCGCCCGAACAACTGGCCGCCCTGACGGCCCAGTTGCGTGCCGAGCGCGACGACGTCCTGGTCGCCATCGACGAGGAGGGCGGTGACGTGACCCGCCTGGAGGTCCGCTCCGGCTCCTCCTTCCCCGGCAACCACGCGCTCGGCGCGGTCGACGACACGGCGCTCACCCGTGACGTGGCCGCCGAGCTCGGCCGCCGGCTCGCCGCGTGCGGCGTCAACCTCAACTGGGCGCCGTCCGCCGACGTCAACTCCAACCCGGACAACCCCGTCATCGGCGTACGCTCCTTCGGCGCCGACCCGCTCCTGGTGGCCCGGCACACCGCCGCCTACGTCGAGGGACTGCAGTCCGCGGGCGTCGCCGCCTGCACCAAGCACTTCCCGGGGCACGGCGACACCGCGGTCGACTCGCACCATGACGTGCCGCGCATCGGCGTCGACCCCGAGGTGCTCAGGGCGCGTGACCTGGCGCCGTTCCGGGCCGCGATCGCCGCGGGCACGCGCGCCGTGATGAGCGCGCACATCCTCGTCCCGTCGCTGGACGCGGAGTACCCGGCGACGCTCTCGCACCGCATCCTGACAGGAATCCTGCGCGAGGAACTCGGGTACGACGGCCTGATCGTCACGGACGGCATGGAGATGCAGGCCATCTCCGCCACGTACGGCATCGAGCGCGGCAGCGTCCTCGCCATCGCCGCGGGCGCCGACGCGATCTGCGTGGGCGGTGGCCTCGCGGACGACGACACGGTCCTGCGCCTGCGCGACGCGCTGGTCGGGGCCGTGCGCGCGGGCGAGCTCTCCGAGGAGCGCCTCGCCGACGCGGCCACGCGTGTACGGGCGTTGGCCCACTGGACTTCGGTGTCGGGCGCGGCCGATCGTTCGGGGGGCGCGCCCGGCACCGAAGTCGGCCTGGTCGCGGCCCGCCGCGCCCTGACGGTCACCCGGGGCGAGACCTACGCGGCCCCGCTCACCGAAGCTCCGTTCGTCGCCGCCTTCACGCCGATGGCCAACATCGCGGTGGGCGACGAGACCCCGTGGGGCGTGGCCGCGGAGCTGGAACGCCTGCTCCCCGGCACGGAGACCGGCAGTTTCACGGGCGCGGACGCGGGTGCGCTGGCCCTCTCGGAGGCGGGGGAGCGTCGGATCGTGGCCGTCGTCCGCGATGCCCACCGCCACACGTGGATGGCGGAGTCCCTGACCACCCTCCTGACGGCCCGCCCCGACACCATCGTGGTCGAGATGGGCGTCCCCCAGTCCGCCCCGACGGGCTCCCTCCACATCGCCACCCACGGCGCGGCAAGGGTGTGCGGTCTGGCGGCGGCAGAGGTGATCACAGGGGCGTAG
- a CDS encoding carbohydrate ABC transporter permease codes for MTRNASSRRLRRIWPNAVAVVLFIGFAFPVYWMFATAFKPTGDIISEDPVWLPTDVTFEHFKTAVNADHFWTMVGNSLTVTLLAVVFSLIIGLAAAFALARMRFKGRKGFIIGFMLAQMAPWEVMVIAIYIIVRDADMLNSLIPLTLFYMVMILPFTLLTLRGFVAAVPRELEESAMVDGCSRMQAFRRVILPLLAPGLMSTSLFGFITAWNEFPLVLVLNKEAEAKTLPVWLSGFRSVYGDDWGATMAAASLFAIPILVLFVFLQRRAVSGLTDGAVKG; via the coding sequence GTGACGCGCAACGCTTCGTCTCGGCGGCTCCGCCGGATCTGGCCCAACGCGGTGGCCGTCGTGCTCTTCATCGGGTTCGCCTTCCCGGTCTACTGGATGTTCGCCACGGCCTTCAAGCCGACCGGCGACATCATCAGCGAGGACCCGGTCTGGCTGCCGACCGACGTGACGTTCGAGCACTTCAAGACGGCCGTCAACGCCGACCACTTCTGGACGATGGTCGGCAACTCCCTCACCGTCACGCTGCTCGCCGTGGTCTTCTCGCTGATCATCGGCCTCGCGGCGGCGTTCGCACTCGCCCGGATGCGCTTCAAGGGCCGCAAGGGCTTCATCATCGGCTTCATGCTGGCCCAGATGGCGCCCTGGGAAGTCATGGTCATCGCGATCTACATCATCGTGCGCGACGCCGACATGCTGAACAGCCTGATTCCGCTGACGCTGTTCTACATGGTGATGATCCTGCCCTTCACGCTCCTGACGCTGCGCGGCTTCGTCGCCGCGGTGCCGCGTGAGCTCGAGGAGTCGGCGATGGTCGACGGCTGTTCCCGGATGCAGGCGTTCCGCCGGGTGATCCTGCCGCTGCTCGCACCGGGCCTGATGTCGACCTCGCTCTTCGGCTTCATCACCGCCTGGAACGAATTCCCGCTGGTGCTTGTCCTCAACAAGGAGGCGGAGGCCAAGACGCTGCCGGTGTGGCTCTCCGGCTTCCGGTCTGTCTACGGCGACGACTGGGGCGCCACCATGGCCGCCGCCTCGCTCTTCGCCATCCCGATCCTCGTCCTCTTCGTCTTCCTGCAGCGCAGGGCCGTCAGCGGTCTGACCGACGGTGCCGTGAAGGGATAA
- a CDS encoding WhiB family transcriptional regulator, translating into MDWRHNAVCREEDPELFFPIGNTGPALLQIEEAKAVCRRCPVMEQCLQWALESGQDSGVWGGLSEDERRAMKRRAARNRARQASA; encoded by the coding sequence ATGGACTGGCGTCACAACGCCGTTTGCCGCGAGGAAGACCCCGAGCTCTTCTTCCCCATCGGCAACACCGGTCCTGCGCTGCTGCAGATCGAGGAAGCCAAGGCCGTCTGCCGCCGCTGCCCCGTCATGGAGCAGTGCCTGCAGTGGGCGCTCGAGTCCGGCCAGGACTCGGGTGTCTGGGGTGGCCTCAGCGAGGACGAGCGCCGCGCAATGAAGCGCCGTGCCGCTCGCAACCGTGCACGCCAGGCAAGCGCCTGA
- a CDS encoding PAS domain-containing sensor histidine kinase yields MNDLVRQHTALGDSDLEWLHLLVSEWQLLSDLSFADLVLWVPTRDGTRYVSVAQMRPNTGPTSYQDDMVGHLVPRGRRPLLDAALDEGRIVREGDPEWREEVPVRVESIPVRREGRVLGVIARNTNLLTVRTPSRLELTYLQSASDLAQMIAAGSFPFPGQQVDMDASPRVGDGLLRLDADGIVQYASPNALSAYHRLGLAADLVGHHLGTATAELAPSRGPVDEALAKVASGWAPREFEIEGGDGVIQLRAIPLKPKGPRIGSLVLLRDVTELRRRERELITKDATIREIHHRVKNNLQTVAALLRLQARRIDSATGREALEEAVRRVGSIAIVHETLSQNLDERVEFDEIADRVLAMVAEISPGKVTGRRTGRFGILDAEVATPLSMVLTEILQNALEHGFQEGDTGTVEVSAVRGGTSKDARLLITVQDDGVGLPDGFDPHRSGNLGLQIVRTLVEGEMGGTFDMVRAPERGTQVLLDIPVRADK; encoded by the coding sequence ATGAACGACCTCGTACGCCAGCACACCGCTCTCGGTGACTCCGATCTCGAGTGGCTGCATCTGCTGGTCTCGGAGTGGCAGCTGCTCTCCGACCTCTCCTTCGCCGACCTCGTGCTGTGGGTTCCCACCCGCGACGGCACCCGCTATGTCTCCGTGGCGCAGATGCGGCCCAACACCGGGCCCACCTCCTACCAGGACGACATGGTCGGCCACCTCGTCCCGCGCGGCCGCCGCCCGCTGCTCGACGCCGCCCTCGACGAGGGCCGCATCGTGCGCGAGGGCGACCCCGAGTGGCGCGAAGAGGTCCCGGTGCGGGTCGAGTCCATCCCCGTACGCAGGGAAGGGCGGGTCCTCGGGGTCATCGCCCGCAACACGAACCTGCTCACGGTGCGCACCCCTTCGCGCCTCGAACTGACCTACCTCCAGTCGGCGTCCGACCTGGCCCAGATGATCGCCGCGGGGTCCTTCCCGTTCCCCGGCCAGCAGGTCGACATGGACGCCTCCCCGCGTGTGGGCGACGGTCTGCTCCGGCTCGACGCGGACGGCATCGTCCAGTACGCGTCGCCGAACGCGCTCTCCGCGTACCACCGCCTCGGCCTCGCGGCGGACCTGGTCGGCCACCACCTCGGCACGGCGACCGCCGAACTCGCCCCGTCCCGCGGCCCGGTGGACGAGGCGCTCGCCAAGGTCGCCAGCGGCTGGGCGCCCCGCGAGTTCGAGATCGAGGGCGGCGACGGCGTGATCCAGCTCCGCGCGATCCCGCTCAAGCCCAAGGGCCCGCGCATCGGTTCGCTCGTCCTGCTCCGCGACGTCACCGAACTGCGCCGTCGCGAGCGGGAGTTGATCACCAAGGACGCGACCATCCGGGAGATCCACCACCGGGTGAAGAACAACCTCCAGACGGTCGCCGCGCTCCTTCGCCTCCAGGCGCGCCGCATCGACTCCGCCACCGGCCGCGAAGCCCTCGAAGAGGCCGTACGCCGCGTGGGCTCCATCGCGATCGTGCACGAGACGCTGTCCCAGAACCTGGACGAGCGTGTGGAGTTCGACGAGATCGCCGACCGTGTCCTCGCGATGGTCGCCGAGATCTCGCCCGGCAAGGTCACCGGCCGGCGCACCGGCCGCTTCGGCATCCTGGACGCCGAGGTCGCGACCCCGTTGTCGATGGTCCTCACGGAGATTCTCCAGAACGCCCTGGAGCACGGCTTCCAGGAAGGGGACACCGGCACGGTCGAGGTCTCGGCCGTGCGTGGCGGCACCAGCAAGGACGCCCGTCTCCTGATCACCGTCCAGGACGACGGCGTCGGCCTGCCCGACGGCTTCGATCCGCACCGCTCGGGCAACCTCGGCCTTCAGATCGTCCGCACCCTGGTGGAGGGCGAGATGGGCGGCACGTTCGACATGGTGCGCGCCCCGGAGCGCGGCACGCAGGTCCTCCTCGACATCCCGGTGCGCGCCGACAAGTAG
- the nagB gene encoding glucosamine-6-phosphate deaminase: MEVVIVPDAKAGGELIAEAMAALVRRKPDALLGVATGSTPLPIYEALAAKVGSGAVDASQARICQLDEYVGLPAGHPESYRSVVLREVVEPLGLSEKSFMGPDGSAQDVQAACEAYDQALADAGGVDLQLLGIGTDGHIGFNEPCSSLASRTRIKTLTEQTRVDNARFFDGDIEQVPHHVITQGIGTILEARHLVLLATGEGKADAVAATVEGPVAAVVPASALQLHRHATVVVDEAAAAKLKLGEYFRATYAAKPAWQGL, translated from the coding sequence GTGGAAGTTGTCATCGTCCCGGACGCCAAGGCAGGCGGCGAGCTCATCGCGGAGGCCATGGCCGCCTTGGTCCGCCGCAAGCCTGACGCCCTGCTCGGTGTCGCCACCGGATCCACCCCGCTGCCCATCTACGAAGCCCTGGCCGCCAAGGTCGGCTCCGGTGCCGTGGACGCGTCGCAGGCGCGGATCTGCCAGCTCGACGAGTACGTGGGGCTGCCCGCCGGGCACCCCGAGTCCTACCGCTCCGTGGTGCTGCGCGAGGTCGTCGAGCCGCTGGGGCTCAGCGAGAAGTCCTTCATGGGGCCCGACGGCAGCGCACAGGACGTGCAGGCGGCCTGCGAGGCGTACGACCAGGCGCTCGCGGACGCCGGGGGTGTGGACCTCCAGCTGCTCGGGATCGGCACGGACGGGCACATCGGGTTCAACGAACCGTGCTCCTCGCTCGCCTCGCGTACGCGGATCAAGACGCTGACGGAGCAGACGCGGGTGGACAACGCGCGCTTCTTCGACGGGGACATCGAGCAGGTGCCGCACCACGTGATCACGCAGGGGATCGGGACGATCCTCGAAGCCCGGCATCTGGTGCTGCTCGCCACCGGTGAGGGCAAGGCGGACGCGGTGGCCGCGACGGTGGAGGGACCTGTCGCCGCCGTCGTTCCGGCTTCGGCTCTGCAGTTGCACCGGCATGCGACGGTCGTCGTGGACGAGGCGGCTGCCGCCAAGCTGAAGCTCGGGGAGTACTTCCGGGCCACGTATGCGGCGAAGCCTGCCTGGCAAGGGCTTTAG
- a CDS encoding GntR family transcriptional regulator: MGTEAGSTGTDVDGTPSVGRTARVPKYYRLKRHLLDMTETLPPGTPVPPERTLAAEFDTSRTTVRQALQELVVEGRLERIQGKGTFVAKPKVSQALQLTSYTEDMRAQGLEPTSQLLDIGYITADDTLAGLLDISTGGRVLRIERLRLANGEAMAIETTHLSAKRFPALRRSLVKYTSLYTALAEVYDVHLAEAEETIETSLATPREAGLLGTDVGLPMLLLSRHSLDGGGQPVEWVRSVYRGDRYKFVARLKRPVD, encoded by the coding sequence ATGGGCACTGAGGCCGGCAGTACAGGAACCGACGTGGACGGGACCCCGAGCGTCGGCCGCACCGCGCGCGTGCCCAAGTACTACCGCCTGAAGCGGCACTTGCTCGACATGACGGAGACGCTGCCGCCCGGCACCCCGGTCCCGCCGGAGCGCACGCTGGCCGCCGAGTTCGACACCTCCCGCACGACGGTGCGCCAGGCCCTGCAGGAGCTGGTCGTCGAGGGCCGCCTGGAGCGGATCCAGGGCAAGGGCACCTTCGTGGCCAAGCCCAAGGTCTCCCAGGCCCTCCAACTCACCTCCTATACCGAGGACATGAGGGCCCAGGGCCTCGAACCCACCTCGCAGCTCCTGGACATCGGCTACATCACCGCCGACGACACCCTCGCCGGACTGCTCGACATCAGTACGGGCGGCCGGGTGCTCAGAATCGAGCGGCTCCGCCTGGCCAACGGCGAGGCGATGGCCATCGAGACGACGCACCTCTCCGCCAAGCGCTTCCCGGCCCTGCGCCGCTCCCTGGTGAAGTACACCTCGCTCTACACCGCACTCGCCGAGGTGTACGACGTCCACCTCGCGGAAGCCGAGGAGACCATCGAGACCTCGCTCGCCACCCCGCGCGAGGCCGGCCTGCTCGGCACGGACGTGGGCCTGCCGATGCTGCTCCTGTCGCGGCACTCCCTGGACGGCGGCGGGCAGCCGGTGGAATGGGTCCGTTCGGTCTACCGCGGCGACCGCTACAAATTCGTGGCGCGCCTGAAGAGGCCCGTGGACTGA
- a CDS encoding extracellular solute-binding protein, with protein sequence MKRKLIAAIGVAGMLVSIAACGSDDDKKAGGADSFKGETLTLWAMDGSTPDGWTKDVKAAFEKKTGAKLNLEVQQWNGIQQKLTTALSEENPPDVFEIGNTQTAAYAKTGGLAELGDLKEGVGADWTESINESSVVDGKQYAAPWFVLNRVVIYNKKVWADAGIKETPKTRAEFLKNLKTIESKTDAEPIYLPGQNWYHFVGLTIGEGAELVKKDGDKYVSNLTDPKVAKAMKTYKEFADLSKAPKNKDEATPQQAEVFAKGKTGAFIGMSWEAATAIKASKDKKFEENIGYFTIPGATADKPEGVFLGGSNLAVAATSKKQELAKEFLKIALSDKFEGALAKEGGVIPNKQALEAQLKGNPAAEAMAPATAGGGTTPLIPEWAAVENPPNPIKNYMTAVLNGKSNADAAEQVEGEFNKRLAQKQ encoded by the coding sequence GTGAAGCGCAAGCTCATAGCGGCCATCGGTGTCGCGGGCATGTTGGTCTCGATCGCGGCCTGTGGCAGCGACGACGACAAGAAGGCCGGGGGAGCCGACAGCTTCAAGGGGGAGACCCTGACGCTTTGGGCGATGGACGGCTCAACGCCGGACGGCTGGACCAAGGACGTCAAGGCCGCCTTCGAGAAGAAGACCGGCGCCAAGCTGAACCTCGAAGTCCAGCAGTGGAACGGCATCCAGCAGAAGCTGACGACCGCCCTCTCCGAGGAGAACCCGCCGGACGTCTTCGAGATCGGCAACACGCAGACCGCCGCGTACGCCAAGACCGGCGGGCTCGCCGAGCTCGGCGACCTCAAGGAAGGGGTCGGCGCCGACTGGACCGAGTCGATCAACGAGTCCTCGGTCGTGGACGGCAAGCAGTACGCCGCCCCGTGGTTCGTCCTGAACCGCGTCGTCATCTACAACAAGAAGGTCTGGGCCGACGCGGGCATCAAGGAGACGCCCAAGACCCGCGCGGAGTTCCTGAAGAACCTCAAGACGATCGAGTCCAAGACGGACGCCGAGCCGATCTACCTGCCGGGCCAGAACTGGTACCACTTCGTCGGCCTGACCATCGGTGAGGGCGCCGAACTGGTCAAGAAGGACGGCGACAAGTACGTCTCCAACCTGACCGACCCCAAGGTCGCCAAGGCCATGAAGACGTACAAGGAGTTCGCGGACCTCTCCAAGGCCCCCAAGAACAAGGACGAGGCCACCCCACAGCAGGCCGAGGTCTTCGCCAAGGGCAAGACCGGCGCCTTCATCGGCATGAGCTGGGAGGCCGCGACCGCGATCAAGGCCAGCAAGGACAAGAAGTTCGAGGAGAACATCGGCTACTTCACCATCCCCGGTGCCACGGCCGACAAGCCCGAGGGCGTCTTCCTGGGCGGCTCGAACCTCGCCGTCGCCGCGACCAGCAAGAAGCAGGAGCTCGCCAAGGAGTTCCTGAAGATCGCGCTGTCGGACAAGTTCGAGGGTGCGCTCGCCAAGGAAGGCGGCGTCATCCCGAACAAGCAGGCCTTGGAGGCCCAGCTCAAGGGCAACCCGGCCGCCGAGGCGATGGCCCCCGCGACCGCCGGTGGCGGCACGACCCCGCTGATCCCGGAGTGGGCCGCGGTGGAGAACCCGCCGAACCCGATCAAGAACTACATGACCGCGGTGCTCAACGGTAAGTCGAACGCCGACGCCGCCGAACAGGTCGAGGGCGAGTTCAACAAGCGCCTGGCGCAGAAGCAGTAA